The Methanobrevibacter sp. region GAAGATGATGCAATCGTTATGAGCTACCAAGGAGACGGTGATTTAGCATCCATCGGTTTAAACGAAACATTACAGGCTGCTAACAGAGGAGAAAAAATGACCGTATTCTTCGTGAACAACACAGTTTACGGAATGACTGGTGGTCAAATGGCTCCAACCACTTTAATTGGTGAAAAAACAGTTACATGTCAAACAGGAAGAGATCCTAACTATGCAGGACACCCTACTCACATGTGCGAATTGATTAATACTTTAAAAGCACCTGTTTTCATTGAAAGGGTTTCCCTTGCAAATCCACTTAAAATCAGACTTGCTAAATTTGCAATCAAACAGGCATTGACCATACAGAAAGAAGGAAAAGGATATTCATTTGTTGAAATCTTATCCCCTTGTCCTACCAACTTAAAACAGGACGTTAAAGGAGCTCAAAAGTTCATCGAAGAACAAATGGAAAAAGAGTTCCCTGTTAAAAACTTCAGAAACGACATGTACAGAAGAGAACCTGTACAAAGACCTGTAAGTGACTTTTCCACTGAAACATTGGATAAAGTGTTCAATGTTAACAGAGAAGGTGAATCAGGTTACGTTGATGATGCAAGCATCACTCCAACCAGTATTAAAGTATCCGGTTTCGGTGGTCAAGGAGTATTAAGTGCAGGACTTACCATTGCACACGCTGCTTGTGATGAAGGAAAACACGTTTCATGGTATCCAAGTTACGGACCTGAACAAAGAGGAGGAAAATCCAACTGTTCAGTAGTTATTTCCAATGAAACTATAGGAACTCCTGTAGTTGATGAAATTGACATTCTTATTGCTTTAAACAAACCTTCCCTCGAACAGTTTGCACCTGACGTTAAAGTTGGCGGAACTATTCTTTACGATTCCAAAATCGGAGAGTTTGAAACCGACAGAGACGTTAACGTGATTGCTATGCCATGTATGGACATTGCAGAAGAGCATGGAAATGCAAGAACTGCAAACACCGCATTGCTTGGTGCATTGACTGAACTTACTGATGCTTTAAAAGCAGAATCCTACGAAAACGCTATTCGTGACATGTTTGCATCCAAACCTAAAGTTATTGACGTAAACATTGATGTTTTAAAAGCAGGAGCAGAATGGTTGAAAAACAATTCATAGTGTGATTTAATGACTTACAAAGAAAATGCTGAGAAATTTATTGAAACCTATGGTTTAGGTATAGGAGATACCGTTAAAATCAACAAGGAAGATATCTCCTATACTGGTATCTTACTTGACAGACCAGAGGATGCTGATGATGGATATTTAGTTTTAAAATTATCCAGCGGATACAATATCGGAGTAGCTATCGAAAATACTACTGCAGAACTCGTTGAAAAAGGTGAAAAACCTAAAATAGGATTTGGAGAAAGTGAAATTCCAAACGATCCTGATAAACAGAACATTTCAATCGTTTCAACCGGTGGTACAGTATCATCCGTTATCGACTACAGAACCGGAGCAGTTCACCCTGCTTTTACCGCTTCAGACCTTATAAAAGCTAATCCGGAATTATTGGACTATGCTAACTACAACGTTAAAGCTTTATATAATATATTAAGTGAAGACATGAAACCTGAATACTGGGTAAAAGCTGCTGAAGAAATAGCAAACGATATCTCAAACGGTACTGACGGTGTTGTAATTGCACACGGTACTGATACTATGCACTACACTGCAGCTGCATTAAGCTTCATGCTTAAAACTCCAGTTCCTATTGTCATTACAGGTGCACAGAGAAGTTCCGACAGACCTTCAAGTGATGCGAACATCAACTTAATCGATTCTGTAATCGCTGCTAAATCAGACATTGCAGAAGTATCCGTATGTATGCACGGAAGCTTAAATGACAAATACACTTACTTACATAAAGGAACCAAAGTAAGAAAAATGCACACTTCAAGAAGAGATACATTCAGAAGCATCAACGCTCAGCCAATAGCTAAAATTGAAAACAAAAAAGTCAACATTAATCCCGACTACGCCTATACCAAACGTGGTGAAAACGAGTTGGAATTGAATACTTCTATTGAATCAAAAGTAGGTTTCATCAAAAGTTTCCCAGGAATTTCTCCTGACTACATTGAATATCACATTGATAAAGGATACAAAGGACTTGTCATTGAAGGAACCGGTCTTGGACACGTTCCAAATGAACTCATCGATTCATTCAAAAGAGCAAGAGATGAAAACATTCCAGTCATCATGACATCACAATGTCTCTACGGAAGAGTCAACATGAACGTTTACTCAACCGGACGTAACATCATCGATGCAGGCGTAATCTCAGGTATCGACATGACTCCTGAAACCACCTACGTGAAATTATGCTGGGCATTAGGTCAAAGCGATGACTACAGTGAAGTAAAAGAGATCATGCACAAGAACATTGCAGGTGAATTCAGCAAAAAATCCTCCATTAAGGATTTCTTGAACTAGGGTGATTAAGTATGGATTACGAAAAATTAGGATTAAAAATGGGACTTGAAATTCACCAACAATTGAACAGTGAACACAAATTATTCTGTCCTTGTAAAACAGAGCTTGTTGATGATGACTTTGATGAAATAGTTCAAAGGAAATTAAGACCAACCCAATCAGAGCTTGGAGAAATCGACAGAGCTGCACTTCAGGAATCTTTAAGAGGAATGAACTTCAAATACGAAAACTTCGCAAAACACACCTGTCTTGTTGAAAACGATGACGAGCCACCTCACAGCTTAAACGAGGAAGCACTTGACATCTGTATTACAATTGCATGCTTAATGAATATGCATGTTGTTGACGAGTTCCATACAATGAGAAAACAGGTTATTGACGGAAGTAACACCGGTGGGTTCCAGAGAACCGGTATGGTTGCAACCGACGGATACCTTGAAACCCCATACGGAAAAGTTGTAATCGAAAGTTTAGGTCTTGAAGAGGATGCTGCAAGAAGAATTGAAACCAAAGACGGTTTTACCGAGTTCAGATTGGACAGACTTGGAATACCTCTTGCTGAAGTAACCACTGACCCTTCAATGCACCACCCGGATCAGGTACGTGAAGTTGCATACATGCTCGGTCAAATCTTGAGAAGTACCAACGTTAAAAGAGGACTCGGTACAATCAGACAGGACTTGAACATTTCCATTGCAGAAGGAGCACGTGTGGAAATCAAAGGTGTACAGGACTTGGACTTGATGGCTGAAATCGTAAACCGTGAAATCCAAAGACAGCTTACTTTAATTGACATTAAAAAACAGCTTAAAGAAAGAAATGCTGAAGTATTGGATGAAATCCACGATTTAGATGAACTCTTTGAAGATACCGAATCCAAAATCTTGAAATCAGCTGAAACCATCAAAGCAGTAGTTTTAAAAGGCTACGACGGATTGATTGGTGTTGAAGTACAGCCTGGAAGAAGATTCGGAACTGAAATTGCAAGCTATGCTAAAAAACGTGGAGTATCAGGTATTTTCCACTCCGATGAATTGCCTGCATACGGAATCACCCAGGAAGAAGTTGACAAAGTAGCTGATTACTTAAACATCGGCGAAGAAGACGCATTCATTATTGTAGCTCACGATGAAGACATTGCAGTTTCCGCTTTAGAGGAAGTAAAAAGAAGAGCAGCACTCGGTTTAGATGGAGTAGTTGAAGAAACCCGTAAGGCATTAGAAGACGGTAACACCGAATACATGAGACCTCTTCCAACCGCTAACAGAATGTATCTTGAAACAGACATTCCATTATTCAAAATTACATCTGACAGAGTTGAACCCATTGCAAACAACTTACCTGAACTTCCTGACGTAAAACAGGCAAGAATCATTGAAGAATACAACTTAAGTGAAGACCTTGCTGCACAACTTGTCAGAAGACAGGAAGCAGACATGTTTGAAGCTATTTTGGCAGATGTTGATGTGGACTCAACTCCTGTAGCATCACTTCTTGCATATGACCTTCGTGAGATCAAAAGGGAAGGCCATGACATTAATGTTTTAACCTTAGACCATTTCAAAGGAATCTTTACTCTCCTAGCAGAAGGTAAAATTGCAAAAGACAGCGTACGTAAACTTACCGTTGAAACCATAAAAGCACCTGAAAGCGAAGTAGCTGAAATTGCTGAGAAAAACAACTTGACCATGCTCAGCGAAGAGGACGTCGTTAAAATCATTTCAGAAATCGTTGCTAAAAACGAAGGAATGGTAAAAGAACGTCAAATGGGAGCTATGGGTCCTTTAATGGGTATATGTATGAAACAGCTCAAAGGAAAAGCAGACGGTGGTATGGTCAACAAGACCGTACGTGAAGAAATTC contains the following coding sequences:
- the gatE gene encoding Glu-tRNA(Gln) amidotransferase subunit GatE; its protein translation is MDYEKLGLKMGLEIHQQLNSEHKLFCPCKTELVDDDFDEIVQRKLRPTQSELGEIDRAALQESLRGMNFKYENFAKHTCLVENDDEPPHSLNEEALDICITIACLMNMHVVDEFHTMRKQVIDGSNTGGFQRTGMVATDGYLETPYGKVVIESLGLEEDAARRIETKDGFTEFRLDRLGIPLAEVTTDPSMHHPDQVREVAYMLGQILRSTNVKRGLGTIRQDLNISIAEGARVEIKGVQDLDLMAEIVNREIQRQLTLIDIKKQLKERNAEVLDEIHDLDELFEDTESKILKSAETIKAVVLKGYDGLIGVEVQPGRRFGTEIASYAKKRGVSGIFHSDELPAYGITQEEVDKVADYLNIGEEDAFIIVAHDEDIAVSALEEVKRRAALGLDGVVEETRKALEDGNTEYMRPLPTANRMYLETDIPLFKITSDRVEPIANNLPELPDVKQARIIEEYNLSEDLAAQLVRRQEADMFEAILADVDVDSTPVASLLAYDLREIKREGHDINVLTLDHFKGIFTLLAEGKIAKDSVRKLTVETIKAPESEVAEIAEKNNLTMLSEEDVVKIISEIVAKNEGMVKERQMGAMGPLMGICMKQLKGKADGGMVNKTVREEIQKLI
- the gatD gene encoding Glu-tRNA(Gln) amidotransferase subunit GatD translates to MTYKENAEKFIETYGLGIGDTVKINKEDISYTGILLDRPEDADDGYLVLKLSSGYNIGVAIENTTAELVEKGEKPKIGFGESEIPNDPDKQNISIVSTGGTVSSVIDYRTGAVHPAFTASDLIKANPELLDYANYNVKALYNILSEDMKPEYWVKAAEEIANDISNGTDGVVIAHGTDTMHYTAAALSFMLKTPVPIVITGAQRSSDRPSSDANINLIDSVIAAKSDIAEVSVCMHGSLNDKYTYLHKGTKVRKMHTSRRDTFRSINAQPIAKIENKKVNINPDYAYTKRGENELELNTSIESKVGFIKSFPGISPDYIEYHIDKGYKGLVIEGTGLGHVPNELIDSFKRARDENIPVIMTSQCLYGRVNMNVYSTGRNIIDAGVISGIDMTPETTYVKLCWALGQSDDYSEVKEIMHKNIAGEFSKKSSIKDFLN
- a CDS encoding 2-oxoacid:acceptor oxidoreductase family protein, coding for MSEQEIGKDYELKVRRNPQSLLEEYPRKGNNIQSTHYCAGCGHGIIHKLIAECMDELGIQERCVMISPVGCSVYAYFYFNCGNFQTAHGRAPAVATGISRAEDDAIVMSYQGDGDLASIGLNETLQAANRGEKMTVFFVNNTVYGMTGGQMAPTTLIGEKTVTCQTGRDPNYAGHPTHMCELINTLKAPVFIERVSLANPLKIRLAKFAIKQALTIQKEGKGYSFVEILSPCPTNLKQDVKGAQKFIEEQMEKEFPVKNFRNDMYRREPVQRPVSDFSTETLDKVFNVNREGESGYVDDASITPTSIKVSGFGGQGVLSAGLTIAHAACDEGKHVSWYPSYGPEQRGGKSNCSVVISNETIGTPVVDEIDILIALNKPSLEQFAPDVKVGGTILYDSKIGEFETDRDVNVIAMPCMDIAEEHGNARTANTALLGALTELTDALKAESYENAIRDMFASKPKVIDVNIDVLKAGAEWLKNNS